In one window of Porites lutea chromosome 8, jaPorLute2.1, whole genome shotgun sequence DNA:
- the LOC140945519 gene encoding melatonin receptor type 1B-like translates to MDAFNSRSLLLTIVEVSSLVILNVLSLTGNILVCISVYKNYRLRTTTNLYITALAVSDLISAVFVMPPVIGVLITSDWVFGRVICDLHAFFGGFVIYISPVTMGLTAFNRYTRICKSEHQYKKIFSPWKSRTWLFCIWILIACYSAVPKLVGLQDFVFVPGYAMCAPVHLSEAGRMIHYAIVLCLFLLTPLATTIFSYIKIAKMIQQHNADASLTIQRSERNERLTAREIKLSKSLFAVVFAFMICWIPFWLIVVLRRFRLIASMPRNVELLCMFFLYFSNTINPFIYAGMNPLFKREFRKMLCCEGRRNAVGVSSGGD, encoded by the coding sequence ATGGATGCCTTTAACAGTCGCAGTCTCCTTTTAACTATCGTAGAAGTCAGCTCGCTTGTTATTTTAAACGTTTTGTCGTTGACAGGAAACATCTTGGTTTGTATTTCAGTTTACAAGAACTACAGGCTTCGCACAACAACAAACCTTTACATTACAGCACTGGCTGTAAGTGATTTGATATCTGCTGTATTTGTCATGCCCCCAGTGATCGGTGTGCTAATAACAAGTGATTGGGTTTTTGGGAGAGTGATTTGTGACTTACATGCTTTCTTCGGTGGGTTTGTGATCTACATTTCACCCGTCACCATGGGTTTAACAGCTTTTAACAGATACACGAGAATTTGCAAGTCGGAGCACCAAtacaagaaaatcttttcaCCGTGGAAGTCTCGCACCTGGCTATTTTGCATTTGGATCTTAATTGCTTGCTACAGTGCCGTTCCAAAGTTGGTTGGTCTTCAAGATTTTGTTTTCGTTCCAGGATACGCCATGTGCGCTCCAGTCCACCTGAGTGAAGCTGGAAGAATGATTCACTATGCCATCGTCCTTTGTTTGTTCCTTTTAACACCTTTAGCAACAACGATATTCAGCTACATAAAAATTGCAAAGATGATCCAACAGCACAATGCCGATGCATCACTGACGATCCAGAGGAGCGAAAGAAACGAACGCCTCACCGCGCGCGAGATCAAGCTCAGTAAATCTCTCTTCGCTGTTGTTTTCGCATTCATGATATGCTGGATCCCATTTTGGCTGATCGTTGTTTTAAGGCGCTTTCGTCTAATCGCATCGATGCCACGAAATGTTGAACTACTCtgcatgttttttctttacttctCCAACACAATAAATCCGTTTATCTACGCAGGGATGAATCCTTTATTCAAAAGAGAATTCCGTAAAATGCTCTGCTGTGAAGGAAGACGTAATGCTGTGGGTGTGTCTAGTGGAGGGGATTGA
- the LOC140945518 gene encoding melatonin receptor type 1B-like — MAEALINRSPFLIILEVSSLVILNVSSLLGNILVCISVYKNSRLRTTSNLYIIALALSDLISAVLVIPFSTGVLITSDWVFGSVFCNFHGFFGGFVIYISPVTMGLMAFNRYMRICKSEQQYKRIFSPWKSRGLLAFVWIFVAYYTAAPKLAGLQDFVFVPGYALCAPAHLSEIGKMFHYAFVVICFLLIPLLTAIFSYIKIAKTIQQHNADASTTIQRSETFSHITTREIKISKSLFAVVLAFMICWIPFWVIVILRRFRLVATMPRNVELLCNFCMYFSNTVNPFIYTGMNPIFRREFRKILCCAQIRNAVGVSARVVPTIQERRQGSTLPVVFTSERS; from the coding sequence ATGGCGGAAGCACTTATTAATCGCAGCCCCTTTTTAATCATCCTGGAGGTCAGCTCGCTTGTTATTTTAAACGTTTCGTCCTTATTGGGAAACATTTTGGTTTGTATTTCTGTTTACAAGAACAGTCGACTACGCACAACATCAAATCTCTATATCATCGCATTGGCTTTAAGTGACTTGATTTCAGCTGTACTTGTAATACCCTTCTCAACCGGTGTGTTAATAACAAGCGATTGGGTTTTTGGCTCAGTTTTTTGCAACTTTCATGGTTTCTTCGGTGGGTTTGTTATCTACATTTCACCAGTAACGATGGGTTTAATGGCTTTCAACAGATACATGAGGATTTGCAAGTCGGAGCAGCAGTACAAGAGAATCTTTTCACCGTGGAAGTCTCGCGGCTTGCTTGCCTTTGTGTGGATTTTTGTCGCTTATTATACTGCTGCACCGAAGTTAGCTGGTCTTCAGGATTTTGTCTTCGTCCCGGGATATGCCCTTTGCGCTCCAGCCCACCTAAGCGAAATTGGAAAAATGTTTCACTATGCCTTTGTAGTCATATGTTTCCTCTTAATCCCGTTACTAACAGCAATATTTAGTTACATAAAAATTGCAAAGACGATCCAGCAGCACAACGCCGATGCGTCAACTACAATCCAGAGAAGCGAAACATTCAGCCACATTACTACGCGTGAGATCAAGATAAGCAAATCACTTTTCGCAGTTGTGCTGGCGTTCATGATATGCTGGATCCCATTTTGGGTTATCGTTATTTTGAGACGCTTTCGTCTCGTCGCGACGATGCCACGTAATGTCGAACTCCTCTGCAATTTTTGTATGTATTTCTCCAACACAGTGAATCCGTTTATATACACAGGGATGAATCCTATATTTAGAAGAGAATTCCGAAAAATTCTCTGCTGTGCACAAATACGCAATGCTGTGGGTGTGTCTGCTAGAGTAGTGCCAACAATTCAAGAGCGCAGGCAGGGATCCACTCTTCCAGTCGTGTTTACTTCAGAAAGGAGTTAA